The window ACACAATGTGTCCCTTTAGCGCCACAACTTACCAAATGGATCATTTTTGCGCAGCACCAATTTTTCTCTGAGACGGTTCCTCTTGGTGTTGAAGAAGTAGCCCGTCCCCGCAGCGCTCATCATCTGCACCAGGACGGTCCTGGCAGCGGGCACACAACATTCACGATTCCGCCTCGCTCCAAACAATAATGGTCTCCATCATTTGTAGTTGTCACTTACTTTGATTTAGCCTTGGCCactgaaaaatgaaaagtaaaGAGCCCGTCAAATTAATTATGCTGAGCAACGCAGACTCCAAGCGAGGAGGGATGTTTATGTTTCTGGCTTTTTTTCTGAGtgacaattacattttgtgACTTCAGACAGTAAATACATAATgatgaatattaaaaaacaattttttttttaaaagacttgGTTACAAACAAACCACGGACGTGCTTATGTGTGCATTTCAAACACGTACAACAACAAATCTAGCATGGCAACTCGCTAAATGGTTACAACAGATTGTTAGtttcataaatattgaattgcATTAGCGTTGAATACTTACAGTTCACGGAGGTaagaaacattttttccccGAAAAAAACTGAACTGAGAAAAGAACAATTGAATACGTATATAATATTACAGCATGACATGTAGCATGCTAAACGGGGAAGTCACATTGAAGCAACTACTTCCGGGTCAGCATAAGTTGTACTTCCGATGAGCCGCTACTTTTCGTTTTTTCGTTTTATCAAACAACATTCGAATAATCATTCATAATATCCACAGTCCACGATAGAATTAaggacattaaaataaaatatatttcagcttttattgaagaaaaaacgAAACATTGTCACACTGTTATGATGAATGACATTGAGATTTGTTTGTTCATAGAGTTTCAACGAAAGGTGGTAAAAAAGTATTCAACCAGACATGTctggttaaaaatatatatatatatatttaaaaaattaaaaagaaaaagaaataaagaaaataaaaataaaacactggaCAAAGTATAagcactgattcaactccttttaaaaaagtttttttttttttgagtctgAAATGGACAATGTTTCAATTTTGCATTATTACTTAATTACAGGTACACCAATCATTCTTGTAcccgacaacatcaaacaattgtcttaaataaggccatggattaggaatatcttgcttctccgaatctgttgcTTTATCATCATGAGTGTTCACGTTCCTGTGTTGCTGCTGTCCCTCTTTATGCCGTCTAAAAAGTCCTCAAGATTTCAATCAAGAACTCAACTGCAGTTGCCTTTACTTCTCTCAATATTCGTCTTGTTTACATCGTGTTGTCctcagaggttgaaaaaagtaacaaacctGTTTTGACAAACTAAGGCATAGAAAATGATACCTGTTTTCAGTTTTAGAGAAGGAAAGTAAAATGTCGTCTTAAGACAAATTAGTAAGTAGGCTATATTCAACTAAAGTATAGAGATCTGAAAAACCTTTCTGTACAGTCACAAcgctttttaattttaattttaatttgtttacttCATTACCTCCCACCACTAATTGTATGTGttaaaatgcatgaacaaattatatataatttcacTCAACAGAGTGGCTgtaacaaatgttttcagttatATCACAAGGTGATGGCTCATCATTGCAAGTTGGACTAATGTGCTGGCTAATCCATATTTTGTACTTTCGCTAAAGTGGACTTGTTCACTAGCTGATCAGaagaaaacacacatgcacaagcacgcacacacacaaatattgtcACCAAGAATTGTTACTGTCTCGTGACCATTCTCTTGAGcacagttttgttttcatttgcaaatcattggtaCCAGTTGATGACAATTTACTATTTGCCCTTCCATAAAGACCATGAATTGTCCTGTGAGGCAATTACCAGGCTCTCATGTGTAAAATACAAGAATATGTGGAATGCAAGGTTGCATTTGTAGGCAAAGCACTTAGCAGAAGAATAACAGAAGAAGGAGAATAAAAACGTCGTTATTGGGGATGAAGCAGGCCCAATGAAATTGAAGGTGCATTCTCCTAAtgtgtaaaagtacaaaagtatatCACACAAGAACAACACAAAAATCACACATGAAATAAAAGAGGCATCCTAGCTGGTTGCAAATTAAGTGTCTCGGAATGCAATGGGTGTGCTATGAAACAAGTAAGAATGATGTGATCTTCCTTATAGATAAGTTAGGGCAATTTGGTAATGTTTAGTGCAATTACAGCTCTTGCATAAAAACCTTTTGGTAGTCTGCTAGTTCTAGCTTTTAATATGCAAACCATCTGTCAGAGGTCAGTTGAAACTACAGGTGTCCAGGTTGGGTCGGGTTCCTGAGGACGTGCGTTGCCTTCCATAGGCAGAAAGAACTGTAGTGTTCCATCAAGGAAAGAAGGGAACAGCCAGTAATCCTCTGGCCTATGTCGACAACCCATCGGAGTGCTTTGTGGTCTGCTGCTGTGAAGCTTGAAAACCAGACCCAGATCCAGTAAATTAGGCTGGTCTAAATGGACCACATCGGTGAAAGGACACAAGCAGTTTCTTTGTGAGGTTGTTGTTTGAGGAAATACACTCTGATGTGCCTTTTTGCCGATGGCCCTGGTGTTCGGGTTCCAGGTCACGTTGTCCTGTGCACACCTAGGCAGGAACCAGAATTTGGAGACAAACTCAACATAGTCCACATCAATGACAAGAGGCTGAACGTCTTTATTTTGGCAGTGTTGAGGATTAGGTTGGTCCTTGTACTACACTGACAGCCTCTCCACGACATCCCATTATGCCGACTCTTCTCTGTTGATGAGCCCCACCATGGTGGTTTAATCAGCAAACGTGATGATGCATTTAAATGTATacagtaatatactgtacaaatattttcagaggctatttttaaacaaaaaaaaacacaaattgttCTTAACTTCAATGAAAGTCGGTCACGACtttgtgaaaaaagaaaatgcagaacCCAGGGTGACGAGTTGAGGACCATTGGACTACGATGCTCAGCGCACAGCCCTGACGAGAGACGGTGCTAAGGCTGATGGTTGTGGAGACATGAGGGCCTACTCTCACCTTCTCGGGGCAGTTTGGTAGGGAGTCCTTGATCCAGAGGCAGATGGATTCAGATATTCCCAAGTCGGACAAAATTGACACCAGGCTGTTGGGAAGTATGGTGTTAAATGCAAAGCCGAAATTCACAAATAGCAGTCGTGCGCAACCTCCCTACTGCTCCTGTTAGAGCAGTGTTCAGGACCGTGGCGAAGGCATCCTCCGTGGGCATGTTGGCCCCGTCGGAAAATTGGTGAGTGTCGAAACCGCGGGGAAAGGAGGAGGTGATGTGGGTCCAGACGAGTTTCTCCAAGCACTTGGTGATTATTGGTGAAAGTGCCATTGGGCGATGGTCATTTAAGATGCTGATGGTGTTCCGCTTGGGAAGTAAGATGATGATGGAGGACTTCAGGTTGGAGGGGAAAATGGACTGACTTAGTTACTGGTTAAGGATCTGGGTGAAGATTCCACCTAGTTGAGCTGCAGTCCTTCAGCCCCTGTCCGGAGATGCTGTACGGCCTGCAGCTTTCCTTGGGTTCACCTTTTCCAGTGTGTCCCTCACCTGGTGCTCCTCCACTGTGAAGGCATTGCTGCTGTGATCCATTGAGTGTGATGAGGAGGTCTCTGGTGGCGGCACCTCAAAACTGGCAAAGAAGTGGTTCACCTCTTCAGCCAATTAGGCGCCGCCACCATCCACTGACATACTGGCCGGGTCTACAATAGGTTACGTGTTGGACCTATCGCCGCACTTGCTTGAAGTCGTTACTGTTGCAGCAGTCCTCGAGCTTCTTTCATATGCAGCTTTTGCCTTTCTGATCCCGCTCTTCAGATTGGCTCTGGCAATGCTGTACAGTTCCTTGCTGCCAGACTTGAAGGACGTGTTCTTCTTCCTCAGTGGGCACTGCACTTGTTTTGTCATCTCGGGCTTTCTGTGGAGATAAACCCATATGCTTCTGTCCACTGTGGCCATGCCTGtgcaaaattttaaattttaaatattctAAAACTGCTACTGTTTACTGCTCCAGATCTTGTATTTAGAAAACAGTGTATTTGTCCCGAAACAGTCCTGAAGTTGTTGAGACGCACCATCGTCATGGACAGACTGGAAAACCAATTTTAAAATTAGCACCTGTACCACAGTTGGAcatagatacaaaaaaaaatcctcaatatTTGTGGACATTTGGTTGGTAAGTATGACTGGTGGAGTGCCTTTGGGTTCCTGATTTGACATATAGTATTatgccttaaaatacaatagAATATTTCCTGGAGGTTGGAGGATGATACTTCAAGGAGTCCAACCTAAATTTGAAGTTACAGTGACATAAAGTGTTGGTCAAACCTTACAGATGGTTGTtccaaaatataaatacataatgtaataattttacgagtttatattctttttatttatatgtaaattgtattgtatacatattattttatgtttttttttttttttttaaagaaaaggagATCCGTGTCCACTTGTGCATACATTGGATGCGAACAGTAAATAGCAAGACTCATCTAGAGGATCTAAAATGAGCATGTGTGCCCAGTGGGAGGGGCTGCCAGCTGAAATGAGCATGGATGTTATGGGACGGGCTGAGCACTGTAACCAGGCAGCTGTCAGGATGTGTGAAAGAGCTTACATCATCGTGAGTTAATTCTGAGAAAGAGGCTGAACCCACTTGCTTCagctttcctcctcctcctcctcctcctccgtacTCATTCAGCACTCTAAAACCACTCCGGACGTGAGCTGTGCTTTCCTTCTCCCACTTCATAGcacttttactttatttcacaAGCCTATCTTCCACTGCTTATTTACCAGCCTGAGTATCACTTATGCATACCTTTCACTAATATAAGCCCAGGATTTCTCAAAATGGTTGACATTAAGGAAAACTTTCCAAGGTCCAATCTTTATTTTCAGGGGAAAGGCTCGAGATTATTTAGTTGGGTGGTCATTTTTGGGAGGCACATACCGCTTAACATGTATAAAATAGTTATCGATAAAATAAGGGAATGATTAAGGCACCTTTACAGAATAACTCTCCATTGTTTACAATTGAGGCAGTAGTGGAGTTATCCAAGACGCATTCAGTGTATCAGTTTCTTGAGGTAACAAGCTTACTGAGTATAATACTGTATCCCCAACCTTCTGCATTATTACTGTTCTGACAGTAAATATTTTACTCAGCAACACTATGGGCTCTATTTTGATCAACAGCATAAATCCTGCGTATCGAGTGGTGCAACTCTGAGTCGGAGAGGggttagaccggtgttggtGATTTCGTAGACGCGTGCAGGCCGGCGAATCGGAGCAGAGGTGTCTAGAGTAgcccaaatattgtactcaagcaaGAGTACTGCTATTTTAGAatgatatgactcaagtaaaactaaaaagtagTCTACcgaataattacttgagtaagagtaagaaagttgctcagtgaaaaaactactcaagtactaacTATTGGGtaacttctgattattttttcaaatcagagcatgaatgtcaaatatattaaaaataactaaataaaatatgaatgtgcctAATCAGATATTGCTAAACAATAACCCTTAATCTGAAACATAATAAATTGTAtctttagtttaaaaaaaaaaaacgttttaaactaaaaaatttaggcaaattcagctccaagaaattgtCTTATTCTACTTTGTTTCCACTTTCTAGACACCACAATACTGTCGGCTCACCAGGCCGATTACTAAAGCAGGAACAAGGCTGCTGTgggtataaaaagtatacacactccttttcaaatgtcaggtttgtgagttgtaaaagaattttgcccaagataaatcattttaaaacttttcccaccattaatgtgacctagaatttgtacaacgcaactgtttattatttatttttgtatgtttttgagaGGAAGGGTAAAAAattaacaactgaaataaacctAGATGTTATTGACTTAgacttgacgtttaacttgcctttttggccaggtcaccattacaagagatgttctgttttaactggtcttttacttggttaaataaagtttcaataaaataaatacaagtacttgtaaatctggttgcacaatgATGCTTTCCCTCTTATAACGGGCATGTGGCTCCGTTCAggagtaacagatcacattgaAACTGTttaatgggagtccacacacacctgccaccatttcaatttttaagtggaaaaaaaacaacacatgcgtagggccttacagaaacattatttgctttatccactcaaatgactgaatgaagaatctgtttgctgaccagatttattgataaagtgtgtgtgtgtgtgtgtgtgtgtgtgcgaaacCAAGAGAGAGATTCGagatcgagagagagagagagagagacagcgagagagagagagagagagagagagagagagagatgcatgttttacttGTGACCATTAAATAGTGCCAATGTTGCAAATTACCACAAGGTGCTTTCTCAAGTTACAAGTGGGGTGAAGTATCCAACATttggcagtgacaaaactacgctgcaCGTAGATGATTGGCCCGCGAAgaccaatagaagactttgtctaaggacatgtgactttcttgtgtcatttgattggtgaacttgagtcaaatcTCATTGTGGCGTCCCATGCGAAAGGACAAAattaaagtctaaaaatagatgccgcacaaaataaaacaagtaaaagtaccatttcttcttaacataaatactggagtaaaagtaaaaagtatgcttcatcAAAACTACTCTGGagaatttttccaaaatgttacttgagtaaatgtaatggagtaaatgtaatgcGTTCCTGCCCACCTCTGAATCTGGGAGTAGGTGGGCTACGCCACTAGCTGCGTGTGTGCTTACAGCCGACTTCAATAGAAGCGGTTCCTCTTgttccatttaaatgtggtgGACCCACAGTCTCGCGTGGAGACATCGCATCCTTCTCTGTCCTTGAGAGGACGATGTGTAATcgtgcgtgagtggagcattgtcactgctctggcCATGGTGTGGCAACCGATAATGTGAGCCGGTGCCCTTATAAAATACAGAATGAACTGGTGATAACCACTCGCGCTTTAAATATGTAAGCGGAGCTTGGTATCTGTCTGGCTTTGccttgatcaaattcaccaaaatcgtgttagaccagcggtctaccATGTGCCAGGACTAAGACATGGCCTGAGCAGACGAAGGTTTAAATCGACATTCTGACCCCAAATTGTCACTCTGCCAGGTGCATCTCCAAGGGCACTCCTCCTGCAGCACCAGAACGCCCACCTTGGCGCAGCCCAGTCGGCCATATTGGCCGAGGCGCGCAGTGAGCCTTGCATTTGCACGAGAATCAGGAAGCATGTATTTTTGGATCAAGAAAattaaactggcagtcatttccaatgatatcaattatttttttgtaacaatcGGCAAATAACTAATTGCCCTGGAAACAACCCTTTTACATAGCCAAAATTGACACACcgccatgtcttggtgtgacgtcaACGATAGAACTGGAGAACAGCTCTCCATGGACTTAATATTACTTCAATCAAACAGCTGCCAAATGTCAACTCAATATTGGAATTAGTATTTAGACTGTTATCCACTTGATTTTTCttaaacaaaaagttaaaaaaaaaaagaaagaaaaagagaccaGTTTAACCTTTGTTTACCTGTCCAAATACTTTAATAAATTTAGGTACTCTTGCCTAAAATGGATGTTATCCCTTTTGGTTAGGTCATATCTTCAATTTCTTCAGTCAAAGTTGAAATTCCACACATCAATcacattttgattattttatttccatgatGTAAAAGGAAAAATCTGTTATTGTCTAATTCTAAACCTAACTGTATTATTAACCTATTGTAAGCCAATCACAATTAAATGTGTAGCcagcacaaaacaacacaaactgcTTCACGCATTTTGCCATCCTTACTGTATAATGGGGCAATTGCAGTTGTATGGCAGAAGCACAGCACTGACTCATAACCAAATAACATATTTGACCTTACATAATGCTAAAGCTTCtgatcatatttttttgtgccTTGTGAGAGATTGTGTGATGTATCCCTCTCAAGACTCCCACTCAGCAGTAGCACCACCAGTGGTGACCAATCTAAGCATCACACTAACTCTAAAACGCAGACCTCAGCCAAGGATGAATTATTAGTGGATGtttaaaaattgaattgtttgtatttgttgtatgGCAGGCTTCTTCCCACTTCATGGAGGATGCTATAATATGTTATGAATGGACTGTCACTGCTATTTT of the Phycodurus eques isolate BA_2022a chromosome 14, UOR_Pequ_1.1, whole genome shotgun sequence genome contains:
- the mrpl33 gene encoding 39S ribosomal protein L33, mitochondrial, coding for MSCCNIIYVFNCSFLSSVFFGEKMFLTSVNLAKAKSKTVLVQMMSAAGTGYFFNTKRNRLREKLVLRKNDPFVNKHVLFFEKRKIRSV